A stretch of DNA from Candidatus Thermoplasmatota archaeon:
AGGTATTTCTTCAAAAGGCGTGCCAGCATCTATACCGCCATCTGGCTCCCCTTTTTCCAGGTCATACACATATCCACATGCTTGGCATGCATATTTATCCATCTCGCTCACCTCCTTTTTTCAAACAGTCTTTACAGATACCCTTGAAGTATCCGTGTACCTCCTCCACCTTGTACCCGCTTTCCAGCAACTTTCCTATGTTTGGACACTTTATATCCACATCAGTAATATTACCACATTTTTTACACAAAAAGTGATAATGCATATTATTTCTGAAGTCATATCTTGACTCGGAACCGGATATGGTAAGTGATTGAATGATGCCGTGTTTTCTGAGTACCTCAACTGAGTTATAAACCGTTGTTTTAGAAAGAGAGGGATTTTTTTCTTTTAACTCAGAGTATATTTCATCAACAGTTGGATGTTTTCTATTTTCATCAAGATACTTTAGTATCTCTAACCGTTGAGGTGTGATTTTTATTGCATTTTCTTTTAGTAGTTTCACATACTTTTTTAACATTTTTCCATGCTTTTATAATAATTACTGATTTGTAATTATTACAACTTAATATGTAATATAAAATGGTCATATAAAACTTTCTATTGGGCAAACATCACCGACTTATTTTACGCTGAGGGAGGGATTTGAACCCTCGCGAGACAAAAGCCTCACCAGCTCTCAAGGCTGGCGCCTTAGTCCTGTCTTGGCTACCTCAGCAAGCAAAAGAAAATAATAAAAGGAAAAAATTTTAAAAATCTTTAGGACTTGAGCATGATTTCAATGTTCACTCCGTCCGGCACCTGAATACGCATGAGCTGACGTAGTGCACGATTCTGTGCATCTAACTCTATGAGTCTTTTGTGTATGCGCATTTCCCACCTATCCCATGTTTCTGTACCTTCTCCATCAGGGCTTTTTCTGCACGGGACCTTAAGATGTTTGGTTGGGAGAGGTATGGGGCCGCTCATTTGAGTGCCCGTACGCTCTGCTATCATTTTGATCTGGCTACAAACATCATCGATTTTTTTTGCATCTGTTCCCGTTAAAGATATCCTTGCTTTCTGCGGCATTGTCTCGATAACTACTTACTTGGTCTCCACATCTATGCATATTCCTGCAGCAACAGTCTGACCCATATCTCTTATAGCGAATCTTCCCATTTCAGGAATATCCTTTGCTTTTTCTATCACCATAGGCCTTGTAGGTCTTATTTTGACTATGGCTGCATCTCCAGTTTTAAGGAAATCTGGATTTTCTTCCTTTACTGCACCTGTCTTCGGATCCAACTTTTTGATAAGTTCCTCAAATTTGCACGCTACTTGGGCCGTATATGCATGAAAAACAGGTGTATAACCTACGGTTATAACCGAAGGATGATTCAATACCATTATCTGGGCGGTAAATGTCCGTGCAACGGTTGGCGGGTTATCTGGATAACCAGCTACATCTCCCCTTCGTATATCTTTCTTGCTTATACCGCGCAAATTTACACCGACATTGTCTCCTGGCTCTGCTTTTGGTATCTCTTCATGGTGCATTTCTATTGATTTCACCTCCCCGGTAACACCGCCAGGCTGTGTCGAGGGCAGGAATATGAGTTTATCTCCGGGTTTCATCGCTCCCGTTTCCACCCTTCCAACAGGGACTGTGCCCACACCCGTAATTGTATAAACATCCTGAACAGGCCACCTTAACGGTTTATTTATTGGTTTCTCCGGTAACCTAAAAGTATCCAATGCCTCAAGTAGTGTGGGGCCTTGCCACCAGCTGAGCTTCTTTTTCTCTATGGCATTATCTCCCACAAAAGCTGATACCGGCAGAAATGTGACGTCTTCACTCTTATATCCGATTGTCTTAATCAACTTCTCAACTTCTTCCTTGACCTCATTGTATCTTTGTTCATTATAAGGGGGGTTTGTAGCGTCCATTTTGTTTATTGTCACAATCATCTGTTTAACTCCGAGCGTTCTCGCAAGCCATGCGTGTTCTTTAGTCTGGGCCATTACACCCTCGGGGGCCGCCACAACCAGTATGGCTGCATCTGCCTGAGAAGTACCGGTGATCATATTTTTGATGAAATCTCTGTGGCCCGGCGCGTCTATTACAGTAAAGTAATACTTGTCAGTATCAAATCTCTTATGGGCGACATCGATCGTAACGCCTCTCTCTCTTTCTTCCTTCACCCCGTCCATTATCCAAGCAAGAGCAAAAGATTCCTTTCCCTTCGCTTTTGCCTCTTCCTTGTACTTTTCCACAACATGGGCTGGAAATTGACCAGTTTCTAACAGCAATCTACCTACAAGTGTAGATTTCCCATGGTCTACATGTCCTATCGTAACCAGATTCATATGAGGTTTATCTGCCATTTTTCTTCCTCCTGGATTTTTGTATATACATTCCGGATATATATACTTTTACCGATGGTAAATATGGGGATGGTTAAAAAATTTTTCCATTAAATCCTGTCAAAATATTTATATCTTTGACACGTTTATGAAAGTTGGTTATGGTCAGTCTGGTGAATCCTGCAATAGCTTATCATCTGCTTAAGGGCTACGTAATAGAA
This window harbors:
- a CDS encoding rubredoxin — translated: MDKYACQACGYVYDLEKGEPDGGIDAGTPFEEIPDDWVCPICGASKDAFEKE
- a CDS encoding Fur family transcriptional regulator, which translates into the protein MLKKYVKLLKENAIKITPQRLEILKYLDENRKHPTVDEIYSELKEKNPSLSKTTVYNSVEVLRKHGIIQSLTISGSESRYDFRNNMHYHFLCKKCGNITDVDIKCPNIGKLLESGYKVEEVHGYFKGICKDCLKKGGERDG
- the rpsJ gene encoding 30S ribosomal protein S10 gives rise to the protein MPQKARISLTGTDAKKIDDVCSQIKMIAERTGTQMSGPIPLPTKHLKVPCRKSPDGEGTETWDRWEMRIHKRLIELDAQNRALRQLMRIQVPDGVNIEIMLKS
- the tuf gene encoding translation elongation factor EF-1 subunit alpha, with translation MADKPHMNLVTIGHVDHGKSTLVGRLLLETGQFPAHVVEKYKEEAKAKGKESFALAWIMDGVKEERERGVTIDVAHKRFDTDKYYFTVIDAPGHRDFIKNMITGTSQADAAILVVAAPEGVMAQTKEHAWLARTLGVKQMIVTINKMDATNPPYNEQRYNEVKEEVEKLIKTIGYKSEDVTFLPVSAFVGDNAIEKKKLSWWQGPTLLEALDTFRLPEKPINKPLRWPVQDVYTITGVGTVPVGRVETGAMKPGDKLIFLPSTQPGGVTGEVKSIEMHHEEIPKAEPGDNVGVNLRGISKKDIRRGDVAGYPDNPPTVARTFTAQIMVLNHPSVITVGYTPVFHAYTAQVACKFEELIKKLDPKTGAVKEENPDFLKTGDAAIVKIRPTRPMVIEKAKDIPEMGRFAIRDMGQTVAAGICIDVETK